The genomic segment CCACTCAAGAAGAATTTTTTAATACTTTTAATGCTTTGCATGGAGATAATAAACAAATTGTACTAACAAGTGACCGTAGTCCTGATCATCTGGACAATCTTGAAGAACGTTTAGTCACGCGCTTTAAATGGGGATTAACTCAAAATATTACCCCACCAGATTTCGAAACAAGAGTTGCCATTTTACGCAATAAAATAGAAGATTTAGACTATATTTTTCCAAATGATACTTTGGAATACTTAGCAGGTCAATTTGATTCAAATGTTCGAGATTTAGAAGGTGCCTTAAATGATATTTCTCTCATGGCCAGAGTGAAAAATCTTAAAGAAATTACAATTGATGTTGCTGCTGAAGCTATTCGAGCTCGAAAACAAGATGCAAGTCAAATGTTAGTTATTCCAATTGATAAAATCCAAACAGAAGTTGGAAATTTCTATGGCGTTAGCGTTAAAGAAATGAAAGGAAGTCGTCGTATTCAAAATATTGTTCTTGCTAGACAAGTAGCTATGTATCTTGCTCGTGAGTTAACTGATAATAGCCTTCCAAAAATTGGAAGAGAATTTGGTGGCAAAGATCATACAACAGTTATACATGCTCATGGAAAAATTAAAACAATGCTCGAAACAGATGATAATCTTCGCTTAGAAATAGAAAATATAAAGAATAAAATCAAATAATTGTGTATAATTGTAGAAAAAGAGTTAAAGTTATTCACAATTTATAAACAAGTTTATTTCTGCATTCGAACACTAATTTGAAAACTTTTCCACAAGTTTCACACAAACTACTATTACTACTAACTTAATAATCATAAAATAATAAAAGGAGTTTCTATGATTAACTTTTCAATCAATAAAAATTTATTTTTACAAGCTTTAAATACCACCAAGCGGGCTATTAGTCACAAAAATGCTATACCAATTCTTTCTACAGTAAAAATTGATGTCACAAATGAAGGGATTACATTGATTGGCTCTAATGGTCAAATCTCTATTGAAAATTTTATTTCAATTAAAAACGAAAATGCAGGGCTTTTAGTAACTTCTTCGGGCTCTATTTTACTTGAAGCAACTTTTTTCATCAATGTAGTATCAAGTCTTCCTGATATAACACTTGATTTTAAAGAAATTGATCAAAAGCAGATTGTTCTAACAAGTGGAAAATCAGAAATCACTTTAAAAGGAAAAGATGCAGATCAATATCCTCGTATTCAAGAAATTTCAGCAAGTAATCCCTTGGTTCTTGAAACAAGTGTTCTTAAAAATATCATTAATGAGACAGCTTTTGCGGCTAGTACACAAGAAAGTCGTCCGATTTTAACAGGAGTTCATTTTGTCTTAACAGAAAATAAAAATTTAAAGACAGTTGCAACAGATTCTCATCGGATGAGTCAAAAGCAAATTATTTTAGAAAAAAATGGAGATAACTTTGATGTTGTTATTCCTAGTCGTTCTTTACGTGAATTTTCAGCCGTTTTTACGGATGATATTGAAACAGTAGAAATTTACTTCACAAATAATCAATTGCTCTTTAGAAGTGAAAATATTAGCTTTTATACACGGCTTCTTGAAGGAAACTATCCTGATACCGATCGTTTAATTCCAACTGATTTTAATAACATAATTACTTTTGATACTAACAATCTTCGTTATGCAATGGAACGTGCACGTCTTCTTTCAAATGCGACTCAAAATGGAACAGTAAAATTAGAAATTATAAATGGTGTAGTTAGTGCACATGTTAACTCCCCTGAAGTTGGACGTGTGAATGAAGAAATTGATACTGAAAGTATTTCAGGTCAAGATTTAACCATTAGTTTCAATCCAACTTATTTAATTGATTCTTTAAAAGCTATTGACAGTGAAAAAGTTACAATCAGCTTTATTTCAGCTGTTCGCCCATTCACTTTGGTACCAAATGATGACACAGAAAACTTTATTCAATTGATTACACCAGTGAGAACAAATTAATGTATAATGTAGGAAATTTTGTTGAAATGAAAAAACCACATGCTTGTATCATTAAATCCACAGGCAAAAAAGCAAATCGTTGGGAAATTATTCGAGTAGGTGCAGATATTAAAATTCGCTGTACAAATTGTCAACATATTGTGATGATGAGCCGATATGATTTTGGACGAAAATTGAAAAAAGTTCTAGGAAATTAATTTCCTAGAACTTTTTTCATAATTATGTGACTTTCAGTCCGTCTCGCTCCGTAAGGTGCAAGACAAATAAACCACCCGTTTTGATTTTATTTTAATTTTTCAAATTTACCATCTGTAACTTCTTTAAAACCTTTACTTGTTAAGAACTTTTTACTAGCTTTCATGCTAACTTTTTTAGATTTTCTTGTATTTTTATCTGTGTACATTCCAGGTAAGTTTACTAATTTATCAAAGTCTACTTTATTGAAGTTAATTTCTAAACTTTCTCTAACTCCTTTATCTTCATAAACAACTTTTTCTTTAATCCCCTTAATATTTTGATACATTTGTGAAGTTTTATCAATTCTATCTTTAACATCTTCTTTTTTAGTAGCTCCTAATGTTTTATAAGACCAAAATGAATCAGTAGTTTGTTTTGTGACAATATCTCCTTTATAATAATAAGTTAATCGTAAGTCATATTGTAAATTTTGATCAATTCTTTGGAATGACATTGTTTTTTCTTGGGCTCCACATGCTCCAAGGATAATTAGTGAAACAATTGTAACAAAGCCAAGTAACAATTGTTTAAAATAACTTTTTTTCATGGTATTTACCTCCTATAGCTTAATAAAATTATAATATTTTTATGAGGTAAATGCAATATTTTATTAAAATGATTAAGTTGTAAGTCAAATGGCTGTAAATATGGTATAATGATTTATTGAATTGAAAAGATGAAAGGAAGCGCGAAATGGCTTTAACAGCAGGAATTGTGGGATTGCCTAATGTTGGAAAATCCACTTTATTTAATGCAATTACAAAAGCGGGAGCAGAAGCAGCTAACTATCCCTTTGCGACGATAGACCCTAATGTTGGTATGGTTGAAGTACCAGATGTCCGTTTACAGAAGTTGACAGAACTTATTGTTCCTAAAAAGACTGTACCAACAACGTTTGAGTTTACAGATATTGCAGGTATTGTCAAGGGAGCGTCGAAGGGTGAAGGCCTTGGTAATAAATTTTTAGCTAATATTCGTGAAGTAGATGCTATCGTTCATGTAGTGCGGGCTTTTGATGATGAAAATGTTATGCGTGAGCAAGGACGTGAGTCGAGTTTTGTTGACCCAATGGCTGATATTGAAACAATTAATCTTGAGTTGATTTTAGCAGATTTGGAAAGTATCAACAAACGCTATGCACGTGTGGAAAAAGTTGCTCGAACCCAAAAAGATAAAGATTCAGTAGCTGAGTTTCATGTTTTGCAAAAAATTAAGCCAGTTTTGGAAAATGGTTTATCAGCTCGTACCATTGAATTTGATGAGGAAGAACAAAAGATTGTCAAAAAATTATTTTTATTGACCACAAAACCAGTGCTTTATGTTGCTAATGTTGGTGAAGATGAGGTAGCAGATCCTGATAATATTGATTATGTTCAACAAATTCGCGAATTTGCAGCAACTGAAAATGCAGAGGTAGTTGTCATATCTGCGCGTGCTGAAGAAGAAATTTCTGAACTTGATGATGAAGATAGGGTGGAATTTTTAGAAGCAATGGGCTTAGATGAATCTGGAGTTGATAAATTAACCAGAGCAGCTTATCATTTATTAGGACTTGGAACTTATTTTACAGCAGGAGAAAAGGAAGTTCGAGCTTGGACATTTAAACGTGGCATAAAAGCACCACAAGCAGCTGGAATTATTCACTCAGACTTTGAGAAAGGCTTCATTCGTGCTGTAACCATGTCTTATGATGATTTAGTAAAATATGGGAGTGAAAAAGCAGTCAAGGAAGCAGGACGGCTACGCGAAGAAGGAAAAGAATATATCGTTCAAGATGGCGATATTATGGAATTTAGATTTAATGTGTAAAGTAATGTAAATTAAATATAAATAAGGTTGGAAAAACTTTTCCAGCCCTTTTGGTCTTTTTGGAGGTAAAAAATGGTAAAGATGTTTGTAGGGTTAGGAAATCCTGGAGAAAAATATTTTGAGACAAAACATAATATCGGATTTATGATGGTTGACAAACTATGTAAAGAAAAACAATTAACATTTACAGTTGATAAAATTTTTCAAGCAGAACTAGCTTCTACCTTTTTTAATGGTGAGAAAGTGTATTTTGTAAAACCGACAACTTTTATGAATGAGAGTGGAAGGGCTGTTCATGCTCTTTTATCCTATTATGGATTAGATATTGAGGATTTAGTAGTTATCTACGATGATTTAGATATGGAAGTAGGAAAAATACGACTTAGGACGAAAGGATCTGCTGGTGGGCATAATGGCATCAAATCAATTATTAAACATATTGGAACTCAAGAATTTAAACGAATTAAAATTGGTATTGGTCGTCCCAAAAATAATATGACAATTATTCACTATGTGCTAGGAAAATTTGCAAAAGAAGATTATGCTATAATTTTAAATACACTTGACAAGGTTGACGATGCTGTAAAGTATTATTTACAGTCTAATGATTTTGAACAAACAATGCAACAATACAATGGATAAAAAATGGATATTATTGAGTTTTTTAATCAAAATAAACAAATAGCTGATTGGCAAAAAAATCTAAATAAATCAATTCGACAACTATTGATGGGATTGTCATCTTCAAGTAAGGCTATCACCATGGCCTCTTGTGTAGAGGAGAATCATAAAATTCTGATTTTAACGTCTAGTTATAGTGAAGCGGAGAAACTTTCTAGTGATTTGATTGGATTGTTGGGAGAGAAAAAAGTATATACATTTCTTGCAGATGATACTCCATTAGCTGAGTTTGTCTTCTCTTCTCAAGAAAAGATTTTTGCTCGTCTAGAAGCTCTAGATTTCTTATTAGATTCTCAACAATCAGGATTTTTAATAGTTAATGTGGCTGCTAGTCAACTATTTTTACCTAATCCCATTAACTTTAATTCGGCTTATATTAATCTGAAAATAGGAAGTGAATATGAATTAAAAGATTTGATTCATCAATTGTCAAATTCAGGTTATAAACAAGTATCACAAGTATTGAATCAAGGAGAGTTCAGTCTTCGAGGTGATATTTTAGATATTTTTGAGCGCTCTAGTCAAATGCCTTTTCGAATTGAATTTTTTGGTGATGAAGTTGATGGTATTCGTCTATTTAATCCGGAAAATCAAATTTCTATTCAAAATGTAGAACATGTGCGTATTCATCCTGCTACAGATATCATATTTACTAAAGTAGATTATAGAAATGCACAGAAAAAAATAGAAAATCTTATAGAAAAAACTGTAGATTTAACGTTGAAATCCTATTTAGAGGAAATTTTAACTAGTATAAAAGAACAGACTCAACATGCTGATATTAGAAAATTATTGTCTTATTTTTATCAAAATGAATGGACAATTCTTGATTATCTTCCAAAACATAGCCCAATTTTCTTTGATGACTTTCAAAAGATCATGAATAAGAATGCTCAATTTCAATTAGAAGCAACAAATTTATTGACAGAAAGTTTACAAAAAAGTAAAGCTGTTGCAAATCAATCTTATTTTGCAGATACATATTCAATATTTAGAAAGTATAAACCAGCTACCTTCTTTTCAAATTTTCATAAAGGATTAGGAAATTTAAAATTTGATTCTCTTTATCAGTTTAATGAGTATCCTATGCAGGAATTTTTTAGTCAATTTCAGCTTTTGAAAGAGGAAATTAGTCGATATAAAAAATCTAACTATACAGTTATTATACAATCAAATTCTTTATTGTCTTTACAAAGTTTACATAAAACTTTACAAGAATATGAAATTCCACTTGATTATGTAAATGATGCCAAGATTCATAAACATACTGTTCAGTTAGTAAAAGGACATTTAATTCAAGGATTTGATTTTATAGACGAAAAAATCGTTTTGATCACTGAATATGATATTCTGCAAAAAAAAGTAAAACGAAAAATTCGCAGGCAAAATATTTCTAATGCTGAACGTTTGAAAAATTATAATGAGCTGGAAAAAGGAGATTATGTTGTTCATAATGTTCATGGAATCGGTCGATATTTAGGAATTGAAACGATTGAAATTTCAGGAATTCATCGTGATTATCTTACTATTCAATATCAAAATGCAGATCGTATTTCTATTCCTGTTGATCAGATTCACTTACTATCTAAATATGTTGCGAGTGATGGTAAAGCGCCTAAGCTTAATAAATTAAATGATGGGCGTTTTCAAAAAAATAAACAGAGAGTGCAACATCAGGTCGAAAATATTGCTGAGGATTTAATCAAACTTTACGCAGAAAGAAGTCAACTAAAGGGATTTGCGTTTTCTAGTGATGATATTTATCAGCAAGAATTTGATAATGATTTTCCTTATGTAGAAACAGAAGATCAACTGCATTCTATAAAAGAAGTTAAAAAAGATATGGAAAGTGATCATCCTATGGATCGTCTTTTAGTGGGGGATGTTGGTTTTGGAAAGACGGAAGTAGCTATGAGAGCTGCTTTTAAAGCAGTAAACGATCACAAACAAGTGGCAATTTTAGTTCCCACTACGGTTTTAGCACAACAACATTATACGAATTTTAAGGAACGTTTCAATGATTTTCCTATTAATATTGAAGTATTAAGTCGTTTTAAAAGTAAATCAGAACAAACAATAATTTTAGAAAAACTAAAAAAAGGGCAGGTGGATATTATTATTGGAACGCATCGCCTCCTGTCAAAAGATATTGTATTTGCTGATTTGGGACTCATTGTTATTGATGAGGAACAACGCTTTGGAGTTAAACATAAAGAAAAATTAAAAGAGTTGAAAACGAAAGTTGATGTTTTAACCTTGACGGCGACCCCTATTCCTCGTACGCTTCACATGTCTATGTTAGGTATACGTGATTTATCAGTTATTGAAACTCCTCCAACAAATCGCTACCCAGTTCAAACTTATGTTTTAGAAAATAATGTAACAGTCATTAGAGATGCAGTTTTAAGAGAAATGGATCGAGGGGGGCAGATTTACTATCTTTACAATAAAGTTGACACAATGGAGCAAAAAGTTTCAGAATTGAAAGAACTGATTCCAGAGGCTTCTATTGGATATGTGCATGGTCAAATGAGTGAAATTCTTCTTGAAAGTACTTTACTTGATTTTATCAATGGGGAATATGATCTTCTAGTAACAACGACGATTATTGAAACTGGTGTTGATATTCCTAATGTTAATACTCTTTTTATTGAAAATGCAGATCACATGGGATTATCAACTTTATATCAATTGCGAGGGCGTATTGGTCGTAGCAATCGTATTGCATATGCTTATCTCATGTATCATCCTGACAAGTCTTTAACAGAAGTTTCTGAAAAACGTTTAGAAACTATAAAAGGTTTTACAGAATTGGGTTCTGGTTTTAAAATTGCTATGCGTGATTTATCCATTCGTGGTGCAGGAAATATTTTAGGAAGTTCACAGTCTGGCTTTATTGATTCTGTTGGATTTGAAATGTATTCTCAATTGCTGGAGGAAGCTATTGCTAAGAGACAAGGAAAAGAGACAAAAAGGAAAAAAGGAAATGCTGAAATTAATTTACAAATTGATGCCTATCTTCCTAGTGATTATATTGCTGATGAAAGGCAAAAAATTGAAATTTACAAACGGATTCATGAGATTGACAGTCGTGTAAATTATGAAGAATTACAGAATGAGTTGATTGATCGTTTCGGAGAATATCCAGATGTTGTTGCCTTTCTATTGGAAATTGGTCTTATAAAATTTTATTTAGATCAAGTTTTTGTGCAACTCATTGAGAGAAAACAACAATCTGTAGTGGTTCGGTTTGAAAAAGTTTCTCAACGTTTTTTCTTAACCCAAGATTATTTTGAAGCCCTTTCCGTAACAGATTTACAAGCAAGAATTTCAGAAAATAAAGGATTGATTGAAGTTATATTTAATGTAAAAAATAAAAAAGATTATAAAATTTTAGAAGAACTTCTGCAATTTTCTGAAAAATTAGTAGAAATTAAAAATCAAAAGAAAGATTGCTAACTTTACAATTCTGTAAAGTTTTACTTTCATCTATAATATTTTTTTAAAAAATGGTAAAATAATAAATTGAGGTAACTTTATGAGATTAGATAAATATTTGAAAGTATCCCGTATTATAAAACGTCGTCCTATCGCTAAAGAAGTAGCCGATAAGGGAAGAATCAAAGTAAATGGAATTTTAGCTAAAAGTTCAGCAAATTTAAAAATCAATGATGAAATAGAGATTCGTTTTGGAAATAAAATTTTATTAGTCCGTGTTCTGGAAATGAAAGATAGCACGAAAAAAGAAGACGCCGCTAAAATGTATGACATTATAAAAGAAACAAAGGTAGAAGTAGATGGCTAGAAATATTATTCAATTAAATAATCGCTATATACGAGATGAAAATCAACATCGCCGTTATTTAGAGCAGGAAAGAAGAAAACAGAATCGCTTTATGGGTTGGGTATTGATTTTAGTCATCTTATTGTTTATTTTACCGACATTTAATTTGATTCAAAGTTATCAAAATTTACTAGAACGTCGATCACAATTGACACATTTGCAAAAGAAATATGAAGAAATAAGTAACGAAAAAGAATCTCAAAAAGCTTTTGCTAATAAATTAAAAGATGAAGAATATGCTGCTAA from the Streptococcus constellatus subsp. constellatus genome contains:
- the dnaA gene encoding chromosomal replication initiator protein DnaA, producing the protein MAQETSFWARVLELAQKQIKKNTYDYFVAGARLIKVENFQATILLDSTVKQLFWEQNLADVIITAGFEVYNNQITMHYIFQEEKDEVNQSTNTNHSVITPSLPPIETGLKTKYTFDNFVQGDGNVWALSAALAVSENLATTYNPLFIYGGPGLGKTHLLNAIGNQILENIPDARVKYIPAETFINDFLEHLRLGEMESFKRTYRSLDLLLIDDIQSLGGKKVSTQEEFFNTFNALHGDNKQIVLTSDRSPDHLDNLEERLVTRFKWGLTQNITPPDFETRVAILRNKIEDLDYIFPNDTLEYLAGQFDSNVRDLEGALNDISLMARVKNLKEITIDVAAEAIRARKQDASQMLVIPIDKIQTEVGNFYGVSVKEMKGSRRIQNIVLARQVAMYLARELTDNSLPKIGREFGGKDHTTVIHAHGKIKTMLETDDNLRLEIENIKNKIK
- the pth gene encoding aminoacyl-tRNA hydrolase, translated to MVKMFVGLGNPGEKYFETKHNIGFMMVDKLCKEKQLTFTVDKIFQAELASTFFNGEKVYFVKPTTFMNESGRAVHALLSYYGLDIEDLVVIYDDLDMEVGKIRLRTKGSAGGHNGIKSIIKHIGTQEFKRIKIGIGRPKNNMTIIHYVLGKFAKEDYAIILNTLDKVDDAVKYYLQSNDFEQTMQQYNG
- a CDS encoding septum formation initiator family protein — translated: MARNIIQLNNRYIRDENQHRRYLEQERRKQNRFMGWVLILVILLFILPTFNLIQSYQNLLERRSQLTHLQKKYEEISNEKESQKAFANKLKDEEYAAKYARAKYYYSKQGERVYTIPGLLPQ
- a CDS encoding RNA-binding S4 domain-containing protein, encoding MRLDKYLKVSRIIKRRPIAKEVADKGRIKVNGILAKSSANLKINDEIEIRFGNKILLVRVLEMKDSTKKEDAAKMYDIIKETKVEVDG
- the ychF gene encoding redox-regulated ATPase YchF gives rise to the protein MALTAGIVGLPNVGKSTLFNAITKAGAEAANYPFATIDPNVGMVEVPDVRLQKLTELIVPKKTVPTTFEFTDIAGIVKGASKGEGLGNKFLANIREVDAIVHVVRAFDDENVMREQGRESSFVDPMADIETINLELILADLESINKRYARVEKVARTQKDKDSVAEFHVLQKIKPVLENGLSARTIEFDEEEQKIVKKLFLLTTKPVLYVANVGEDEVADPDNIDYVQQIREFAATENAEVVVISARAEEEISELDDEDRVEFLEAMGLDESGVDKLTRAAYHLLGLGTYFTAGEKEVRAWTFKRGIKAPQAAGIIHSDFEKGFIRAVTMSYDDLVKYGSEKAVKEAGRLREEGKEYIVQDGDIMEFRFNV
- the mfd gene encoding transcription-repair coupling factor, encoding MDIIEFFNQNKQIADWQKNLNKSIRQLLMGLSSSSKAITMASCVEENHKILILTSSYSEAEKLSSDLIGLLGEKKVYTFLADDTPLAEFVFSSQEKIFARLEALDFLLDSQQSGFLIVNVAASQLFLPNPINFNSAYINLKIGSEYELKDLIHQLSNSGYKQVSQVLNQGEFSLRGDILDIFERSSQMPFRIEFFGDEVDGIRLFNPENQISIQNVEHVRIHPATDIIFTKVDYRNAQKKIENLIEKTVDLTLKSYLEEILTSIKEQTQHADIRKLLSYFYQNEWTILDYLPKHSPIFFDDFQKIMNKNAQFQLEATNLLTESLQKSKAVANQSYFADTYSIFRKYKPATFFSNFHKGLGNLKFDSLYQFNEYPMQEFFSQFQLLKEEISRYKKSNYTVIIQSNSLLSLQSLHKTLQEYEIPLDYVNDAKIHKHTVQLVKGHLIQGFDFIDEKIVLITEYDILQKKVKRKIRRQNISNAERLKNYNELEKGDYVVHNVHGIGRYLGIETIEISGIHRDYLTIQYQNADRISIPVDQIHLLSKYVASDGKAPKLNKLNDGRFQKNKQRVQHQVENIAEDLIKLYAERSQLKGFAFSSDDIYQQEFDNDFPYVETEDQLHSIKEVKKDMESDHPMDRLLVGDVGFGKTEVAMRAAFKAVNDHKQVAILVPTTVLAQQHYTNFKERFNDFPINIEVLSRFKSKSEQTIILEKLKKGQVDIIIGTHRLLSKDIVFADLGLIVIDEEQRFGVKHKEKLKELKTKVDVLTLTATPIPRTLHMSMLGIRDLSVIETPPTNRYPVQTYVLENNVTVIRDAVLREMDRGGQIYYLYNKVDTMEQKVSELKELIPEASIGYVHGQMSEILLESTLLDFINGEYDLLVTTTIIETGVDIPNVNTLFIENADHMGLSTLYQLRGRIGRSNRIAYAYLMYHPDKSLTEVSEKRLETIKGFTELGSGFKIAMRDLSIRGAGNILGSSQSGFIDSVGFEMYSQLLEEAIAKRQGKETKRKKGNAEINLQIDAYLPSDYIADERQKIEIYKRIHEIDSRVNYEELQNELIDRFGEYPDVVAFLLEIGLIKFYLDQVFVQLIERKQQSVVVRFEKVSQRFFLTQDYFEALSVTDLQARISENKGLIEVIFNVKNKKDYKILEELLQFSEKLVEIKNQKKDC
- a CDS encoding YehR family lipoprotein translates to MKKSYFKQLLLGFVTIVSLIILGACGAQEKTMSFQRIDQNLQYDLRLTYYYKGDIVTKQTTDSFWSYKTLGATKKEDVKDRIDKTSQMYQNIKGIKEKVVYEDKGVRESLEINFNKVDFDKLVNLPGMYTDKNTRKSKKVSMKASKKFLTSKGFKEVTDGKFEKLK
- the dnaN gene encoding DNA polymerase III subunit beta, yielding MINFSINKNLFLQALNTTKRAISHKNAIPILSTVKIDVTNEGITLIGSNGQISIENFISIKNENAGLLVTSSGSILLEATFFINVVSSLPDITLDFKEIDQKQIVLTSGKSEITLKGKDADQYPRIQEISASNPLVLETSVLKNIINETAFAASTQESRPILTGVHFVLTENKNLKTVATDSHRMSQKQIILEKNGDNFDVVIPSRSLREFSAVFTDDIETVEIYFTNNQLLFRSENISFYTRLLEGNYPDTDRLIPTDFNNIITFDTNNLRYAMERARLLSNATQNGTVKLEIINGVVSAHVNSPEVGRVNEEIDTESISGQDLTISFNPTYLIDSLKAIDSEKVTISFISAVRPFTLVPNDDTENFIQLITPVRTN
- a CDS encoding DUF951 domain-containing protein, giving the protein MYNVGNFVEMKKPHACIIKSTGKKANRWEIIRVGADIKIRCTNCQHIVMMSRYDFGRKLKKVLGN